In Candidatus Sulfurimonas marisnigri, a single genomic region encodes these proteins:
- a CDS encoding ATP-binding protein, with protein sequence MQLLTAEEANNYKVLFDNMNNPGLVINTNNGLIVDVNKSAVETYGYTKDELINLPLFDINPTYNGDINSLLKRIKNSTQNRFETLHLKKDGTKINVIVNTSIITLKETKCFLSIVTDVTDNIQAQKDLKYHRDTLQTIVFILNELIINKDFNSSVKNILEKIINTLDVDRVYVFENNYFNNDLVCSQKFESTKENISVQLNNPELQNLSYIGAGIERWKEKFQEGLCIEGLVRDFPEPERKILEPQNIKSTIIMPIWYEDVFWGFIGFDDCSYERIWNEFEKDILKVLASSFISVLRKENYFKTLEAKVQEQIKELRSQEGKLIEQSKLAQMGDMVSMIAHQWRQPLNAISATGINLSLLSSMGMLEPQKIQESSEFIQDQCQNMSQTIDTFMNFVKPAKESKPFRLSHTIEAIIQIMGTQLTNHSIHVDVKVTNENISMVGYEDLLEQVIINILANARDAFEDIESADKFINITIDMKENIPIIVIEDNAGGIPEEIRDKIFNPYFTTKEQGKGTGIGLYMSMDIMKKSFNGDLIYTATQNGSSFEIVCRGRE encoded by the coding sequence ATGCAGTTATTAACAGCAGAAGAAGCAAATAATTACAAAGTTTTATTTGATAATATGAACAATCCCGGACTTGTTATTAATACAAATAATGGTCTTATAGTTGATGTAAACAAATCAGCTGTGGAGACTTATGGATACACAAAAGATGAATTAATAAATTTGCCCTTGTTTGATATAAATCCAACATATAATGGAGATATAAATTCTTTACTTAAGCGCATAAAGAACAGTACTCAGAATAGGTTTGAAACACTACATCTAAAAAAAGATGGTACAAAGATTAATGTAATTGTAAACACTTCCATAATTACTCTAAAAGAAACTAAGTGTTTTTTATCTATTGTAACAGATGTTACAGACAATATTCAAGCTCAAAAAGACTTAAAATACCATAGAGATACACTTCAAACAATAGTGTTTATTTTAAACGAACTAATAATTAACAAAGATTTTAACTCAAGTGTGAAAAATATTTTAGAAAAAATCATTAACACTCTAGATGTTGACAGAGTTTATGTATTTGAAAATAATTATTTCAACAATGATTTAGTATGTTCTCAAAAATTTGAGTCTACTAAAGAGAATATCTCTGTTCAGCTCAATAATCCTGAACTTCAAAATTTATCATATATAGGTGCTGGCATTGAACGATGGAAAGAAAAATTCCAAGAAGGTCTGTGTATAGAAGGTTTGGTTAGAGATTTTCCAGAACCTGAGAGAAAAATATTAGAGCCTCAGAATATTAAATCTACTATTATTATGCCAATTTGGTATGAAGATGTTTTTTGGGGGTTTATAGGTTTTGATGATTGTTCATATGAAAGAATATGGAATGAATTTGAAAAAGATATTTTAAAAGTCTTAGCAAGCTCTTTTATATCAGTTTTGAGAAAAGAAAACTACTTTAAAACACTTGAAGCAAAAGTACAAGAGCAAATAAAAGAGTTACGCTCTCAAGAGGGTAAACTCATAGAACAGTCTAAACTAGCTCAAATGGGTGATATGGTAAGCATGATAGCCCACCAATGGAGACAACCGCTAAATGCCATAAGTGCAACAGGTATTAATCTCTCACTACTCTCAAGCATGGGAATGCTTGAACCACAAAAAATACAAGAGAGCAGTGAGTTTATTCAAGACCAATGCCAAAACATGTCGCAAACAATTGACACCTTTATGAACTTCGTAAAACCGGCAAAGGAGTCAAAACCATTTAGACTCTCTCATACAATAGAAGCTATTATACAAATAATGGGGACACAACTAACCAATCACAGCATACATGTAGATGTTAAAGTAACTAATGAAAATATCTCAATGGTAGGTTATGAAGACCTATTAGAACAGGTAATCATAAATATTCTCGCAAATGCAAGAGATGCTTTTGAAGATATAGAGAGTGCAGACAAGTTTATAAATATAACCATAGATATGAAAGAGAATATACCAATAATAGTCATAGAAGATAATGCAGGTGGAATACCAGAAGAAATAAGAGATAAAATATTTAACCCATACTTCACAACAAAAGAACAAGGAAAAGGTACCGGAATTGGTCTTTATATGAGCATGGATATAATGAAAAAGAGTTTTAACGGTGATTTAATATATACAGCAACTCAAAATGGTAGCTCTTTTGAGATTGTTTGCAGGGGTAGAGAGTAA
- a CDS encoding response regulator transcription factor: MKVILLEDEYLLNSNIKEFLEMKGVVVEAYTDGATLLQESTFKADIAILDIEVPGATGYEVIEWINRVNNSIPTLFMTAYTDIQSIRKAYSLGCADFLKKPFDLIELWLRVQQLVDSNNYIKVQLDDNIEFDMESEQLYSSNQIKKLTKIQRKILKSLIEQKNSIVTYEVLMSDVWDGEYVKVNTIASHIKEIRRHIPDEAIESIRAEGYRLRLK; the protein is encoded by the coding sequence ATGAAAGTGATTCTTCTTGAAGATGAGTATTTACTCAACAGCAATATTAAAGAGTTCCTTGAGATGAAAGGAGTAGTTGTTGAAGCTTATACAGATGGTGCTACGTTACTTCAAGAGTCCACTTTTAAAGCAGATATCGCAATTTTAGACATTGAGGTACCTGGTGCTACCGGTTATGAAGTTATAGAGTGGATTAATCGTGTAAACAATTCAATACCTACACTTTTTATGACAGCATATACAGATATTCAGAGTATAAGAAAAGCTTACTCTTTAGGATGTGCTGATTTTTTGAAAAAACCTTTTGACCTTATTGAGCTTTGGCTAAGAGTTCAACAACTTGTTGATAGTAATAATTATATAAAAGTGCAACTTGATGATAATATAGAATTTGATATGGAAAGTGAGCAGTTATACTCTTCAAACCAGATTAAAAAATTAACCAAAATTCAGAGAAAAATTCTAAAGTCTCTTATAGAACAAAAAAACAGTATAGTTACATATGAAGTGCTTATGAGTGATGTATGGGATGGTGAATATGTAAAAGTAAATACTATTGCTTCACATATTAAAGAGATTCGCAGACATATTCCAGATGAGGCAATTGAAAGTATAAGAGCTGAGGGTTATCGTTTGCGTCTCAAATAA
- a CDS encoding ATP-binding response regulator, which produces MDLVENDNPKVLLVDDKAENITILLDMLEPLNLEIFVSLSAKDALKSVGTYDFDLILLDIVMPNMDGYEVCKILKNHNKHKDIPIIFISALGGVEDKIKGFSYGVDDYIAKPFLQEELIARVKLHLQKGLLFKSLKQLLRKSYHELYNPLTIINTSVEMQNLKHGNTRYTDSITVASNTLQLVYDDLYYSLSSRNHHENVLSIDLVKFVQKRIDYFYYFRKSKNINIDLQSFEVSKIQIREVDLYRIVDNTISNAIKYAKDGSTVSIDIINSNDSVIFKSSNIGSTINHPEKIFKQGYREDFENIGMGIGLEIVSSLCNTYNIKTEVISENGVTSFKYAIPKILN; this is translated from the coding sequence ATGGATTTAGTAGAAAATGACAATCCTAAAGTATTGCTCGTTGATGACAAGGCCGAAAACATAACCATCCTTCTTGATATGCTAGAACCTCTTAATCTGGAAATTTTTGTGTCATTAAGTGCTAAAGATGCTCTAAAAAGTGTAGGTACTTATGACTTTGACCTTATCTTGCTCGATATTGTCATGCCTAATATGGATGGATATGAAGTATGCAAAATACTTAAGAATCATAATAAACACAAAGACATACCAATCATATTTATCTCTGCACTTGGTGGTGTTGAGGATAAAATAAAAGGCTTTTCTTATGGTGTAGATGACTATATAGCTAAACCATTTTTACAAGAAGAGTTAATTGCCAGAGTTAAATTACACCTTCAAAAAGGTTTACTTTTTAAATCTCTTAAGCAGCTATTACGTAAATCTTACCATGAACTTTATAATCCTCTTACAATTATAAACACCTCTGTTGAGATGCAAAACTTAAAGCATGGTAATACCCGTTATACAGACTCCATAACTGTAGCATCAAATACACTTCAATTAGTTTATGATGATTTGTATTATTCACTCTCATCTCGTAATCATCATGAAAATGTACTATCAATTGACCTTGTAAAATTTGTGCAAAAGAGAATAGATTATTTTTACTATTTTAGAAAGAGCAAAAATATCAATATTGATTTGCAAAGTTTTGAGGTAAGTAAAATACAAATTCGAGAAGTGGATTTATATAGAATAGTTGACAATACAATATCTAACGCAATAAAGTATGCAAAAGATGGTTCAACAGTTAGCATAGATATTATAAACAGTAACGACAGTGTAATATTTAAATCTTCCAATATTGGAAGCACTATCAATCATCCGGAAAAGATTTTTAAACAAGGGTACAGAGAAGATTTTGAAAATATTGGTATGGGAATTGGTTTAGAAATTGTTTCATCTTTATGTAATACATACAATATAAAAACAGAAGTTATTTCCGAAAATGGCGTTACTTCTTTTAAATATGCAATACCTAAAATACTTAATTAG
- a CDS encoding response regulator, producing the protein MDKKIVHEIGNYLHQIISSADSIIKSDEFCDIGERIKKSAYNIDALLTDSSAKKTKVDISKNSTYTLDMNQFCGLNIMIVDDVIENINIMSDIFQTLSCNIKSATSGEDALDIFNNGFKPDIVCMDIVMPGMDGTSTTKELRLLGCSAYFIAVSALKNQPNTITSTFDCWLPKPFTSEHIMGALLGYNTRDIKDTKEDNYKLEADISSEVKNELLRLAKVGAYSELDRLISTLENSRTKTFLSSSLRRVDFTSIIKSIVSP; encoded by the coding sequence GTGGATAAAAAAATAGTACATGAGATTGGAAATTATTTACACCAAATTATAAGCAGTGCTGACTCTATTATAAAGAGTGATGAGTTTTGTGACATTGGTGAAAGAATTAAAAAAAGTGCTTATAATATTGATGCTCTTTTAACTGATTCAAGTGCAAAAAAAACAAAAGTTGATATTTCTAAAAACAGCACATATACTCTTGACATGAATCAGTTCTGTGGTTTAAATATCATGATAGTTGATGATGTCATAGAAAATATTAATATTATGAGTGATATTTTTCAAACTCTATCTTGTAACATTAAATCAGCCACGAGCGGGGAAGATGCTTTAGATATTTTCAACAACGGTTTTAAGCCAGACATAGTCTGTATGGATATTGTTATGCCTGGCATGGATGGTACAAGTACGACAAAAGAGCTTAGACTATTGGGGTGTAGTGCCTACTTTATAGCTGTAAGTGCTCTAAAAAACCAACCAAACACTATTACATCAACTTTTGACTGCTGGTTGCCAAAACCATTTACATCTGAGCACATTATGGGTGCCTTACTAGGGTATAACACCAGAGATATTAAAGATACCAAAGAGGATAACTATAAACTAGAAGCAGATATATCGAGTGAAGTAAAAAATGAACTTCTTCGTTTAGCTAAAGTTGGTGCATACAGTGAGCTAGATAGGCTGATTTCAACACTTGAAAATTCAAGAACAAAAACTTTTTTAAGCTCATCACTAAGAAGAGTTGACTTTACTTCAATTATCAAGTCCATTGTTTCTCCATAA
- a CDS encoding FIST N-terminal domain-containing protein: MYTLNHYYRNEEILHEWLCKHEFSSKKECLVQFFCGISQEAIMKKIASALCSNLPGAHIIGATTDGEIYNDKVSTNKIIISVSVFETSTISSVGVIYGSDSFTMGRDIASNLDADDVKAMVFFTAGLLVSGEQFLDGVKTISKGKFIVSGGMAGDNASFKQTYITHGNSVIKKGSVGVALKGKDLHVKSQYKFGWETVGLSMKVTKSIANRVYEINNVAALDVYKKYFGNNIEELFPEIGFETPLIISRNGVKIARVCLKALEDGSLLFGGDLRENEEIRFAVGGIDNILRDGVNKFKDFKDSFTPESVFVYSCMARRHLLKDDSYFELREFANKCSVSGFFVYGEFFSDANDNYLFNETMTILALRESEQINNSKYAHNRNLPAADMKESKITHALTHMTNVIAHEWEDSVNEKLQKSKEKEKNKFQNNKLMQMGEMIGMIAHQWRQPLNAISATGINLSLLSSMGMLEPQKIQESSEFIQDQCQNMSQTIDTFMNFVKPAKESKPFRLSHTIEAIIQIMGTQLTNHSIHVDVKVTNENISMVGYEDLLEQVIINILANARDAFEDIESADKFINITIDMKENIPIIVIEDNAGGIPEEIRDKIFNPYFTTKEQGKGTGIGLYMSMDIMKKSFNGDLIYTATQNGSSFEIVCKGEV, from the coding sequence GTGTATACATTAAACCACTATTACAGAAATGAAGAGATACTACATGAATGGCTCTGCAAGCATGAGTTTAGCTCTAAAAAAGAGTGTTTAGTGCAGTTTTTCTGTGGTATTTCACAAGAGGCAATTATGAAAAAAATTGCCTCTGCATTGTGCAGTAATCTTCCAGGTGCACATATTATTGGAGCAACAACAGATGGTGAAATTTACAATGATAAAGTCAGCACAAATAAAATAATCATAAGTGTCTCTGTGTTTGAAACTAGTACTATAAGTTCAGTTGGAGTCATATATGGTAGTGATTCCTTCACAATGGGACGTGACATAGCATCAAACCTTGATGCTGATGATGTCAAAGCCATGGTTTTTTTTACGGCAGGGTTACTTGTGAGCGGTGAACAATTTCTTGATGGAGTAAAAACTATCTCTAAAGGAAAGTTTATTGTTTCAGGTGGTATGGCAGGGGATAATGCAAGTTTCAAACAAACATATATTACTCATGGAAACAGTGTAATTAAAAAAGGCTCTGTTGGGGTTGCGCTAAAAGGAAAAGATCTACATGTAAAGAGTCAGTACAAGTTTGGTTGGGAAACGGTTGGGCTATCTATGAAGGTTACAAAAAGTATAGCAAATAGAGTATATGAAATTAACAATGTTGCAGCACTAGACGTATATAAAAAATACTTTGGCAATAATATAGAAGAACTATTTCCTGAAATAGGGTTTGAAACTCCATTAATTATATCACGCAATGGTGTCAAAATTGCTCGTGTTTGTTTAAAAGCACTAGAAGACGGTTCTTTACTTTTTGGAGGTGATCTTAGAGAAAATGAAGAGATACGTTTTGCAGTTGGAGGTATTGACAATATTTTAAGAGATGGTGTTAATAAATTTAAAGATTTCAAAGACTCTTTTACTCCTGAGTCTGTTTTTGTGTATTCTTGCATGGCAAGACGACATTTACTAAAAGATGACAGCTATTTTGAACTCAGAGAATTTGCAAATAAGTGCAGTGTAAGTGGCTTTTTTGTCTATGGAGAATTTTTTTCAGATGCTAATGACAACTATCTATTTAACGAAACAATGACTATTTTGGCATTAAGAGAATCCGAGCAGATAAATAATAGCAAATATGCACATAATAGAAACCTACCTGCTGCAGATATGAAAGAGAGTAAAATAACACATGCATTAACACATATGACTAATGTTATAGCACATGAGTGGGAAGATAGTGTCAATGAGAAGCTACAAAAGAGCAAAGAAAAAGAGAAGAATAAATTTCAGAATAATAAACTTATGCAAATGGGAGAGATGATAGGCATGATAGCCCACCAATGGAGACAACCGCTAAATGCCATAAGTGCAACAGGTATTAATCTCTCACTACTCTCAAGCATGGGAATGCTTGAACCACAAAAAATACAAGAGAGCAGTGAGTTTATTCAAGACCAATGCCAAAACATGTCGCAAACAATTGACACCTTTATGAACTTCGTAAAACCGGCAAAGGAGTCAAAACCATTTAGACTCTCTCATACAATAGAAGCTATTATACAAATAATGGGGACACAACTAACCAATCACAGCATACATGTAGATGTTAAAGTAACTAATGAAAATATCTCAATGGTAGGTTATGAAGACCTATTAGAACAGGTAATCATAAATATTCTCGCAAATGCAAGAGATGCTTTTGAAGATATAGAGAGTGCAGACAAGTTTATAAATATAACCATAGATATGAAAGAGAATATACCAATAATAGTCATAGAAGATAATGCAGGTGGAATACCAGAAGAAATAAGAGATAAAATATTTAACCCATACTTCACAACAAAAGAACAAGGAAAAGGTACCGGAATTGGTCTTTATATGAGCATGGATATAATGAAAAAGAGTTTTAACGGTGATTTAATATATACAGCAACTCAAAATGGTAGCTCTTTTGAGATTGTTTGTAAGGGTGAAGTTTAG
- a CDS encoding response regulator transcription factor — protein sequence MNINERLKKEAQYLSVLYVEDEEDTRKQISQILELFFQKVFIAKDGLDAIEVYRYSKADLVMTDLTMPNMDGLTMVKEIKKINNNQHVIILTAHNSSENLMETIDLQLDGFLLKPIKMDKMLELLLKISHMINLEKNEK from the coding sequence ATGAATATAAACGAAAGACTTAAGAAGGAAGCACAATACTTGTCTGTTTTATATGTTGAAGATGAAGAGGACACACGTAAGCAAATTTCTCAGATACTAGAACTTTTTTTTCAGAAAGTTTTTATTGCAAAAGATGGGCTAGATGCAATTGAAGTCTATAGATACAGCAAAGCAGATTTAGTTATGACAGATTTAACTATGCCAAACATGGATGGCTTAACAATGGTTAAAGAGATTAAAAAAATAAATAACAATCAACATGTAATTATATTGACAGCGCACAATAGTAGTGAGAATCTTATGGAAACAATAGATTTACAACTTGATGGTTTTTTACTAAAGCCTATCAAAATGGATAAAATGTTAGAGCTCCTTTTAAAGATATCACATATGATAAATCTTGAAAAAAATGAGAAATAG
- a CDS encoding EAL domain-containing response regulator: MYDVKKISKICSRFSALLIDDDEDARGEVESILTHLFSVVLVAKDGKEALEIYKRKRVDIIITDLNMPKMDGFELTQAVRKINQKQKIIVMSAHTEADIIVKAIKSGVDGYILKPINASQMFEAIEKTVVSLKIEKENSFYQEELENRVDNQAKELINQLEYDPITGLPNKQKLHLDFITSRFNDGILLNIDNFSHINCSYGYDNGDLLLKGVASFLKQITHHTIYKGIGDEFFIALESSSAEKSLKLAQEIKKKVYTKRFKIGSIHVRITFSIGIISINDNDISIPYSKAQLAIMDMRKVHKNVIGHYQPDSKTEQYQQKMHEWAHKTKLALDFDLLIPYYQPIINLATNEIEKYECLARIIEQEETIFPSYFIEAARIAGMVTDITRRMIEKSFKTFSTCNKEFSINITDDDFKEGYLVDYLLEHCEKHNIHPSQVALEVLENISDYDLQHANFQMEKLKNIGFKIAIDDFGADSSNFARVQKLQIDYLKIDGSFIKDIALNQNSMIIVKTIVFYAKHSGVNTIAEFVHDEETYKIIKELGIDYAQGYYISEPLKDIL; this comes from the coding sequence ATGTATGATGTAAAAAAAATCAGTAAAATTTGTTCACGTTTCTCTGCACTGCTTATTGACGATGATGAAGACGCAAGGGGAGAAGTAGAGAGCATATTAACACATCTTTTTTCAGTTGTTTTAGTAGCAAAAGATGGAAAGGAAGCATTGGAAATTTACAAACGTAAAAGAGTAGACATAATTATCACTGATTTAAACATGCCCAAGATGGATGGTTTTGAACTGACTCAAGCAGTTAGAAAGATAAATCAAAAACAAAAAATTATTGTTATGTCGGCACATACTGAAGCAGATATAATTGTTAAAGCAATTAAAAGTGGCGTAGATGGATATATATTAAAACCTATAAATGCTAGCCAGATGTTTGAAGCAATTGAAAAAACAGTAGTTTCTTTGAAAATTGAAAAAGAGAATAGTTTTTATCAAGAAGAACTAGAAAATAGAGTTGACAATCAAGCCAAAGAACTTATAAATCAACTTGAATATGACCCAATTACAGGATTACCAAATAAACAGAAACTGCATTTAGATTTTATAACAAGCAGATTCAACGATGGTATTTTACTAAATATTGATAACTTCTCACATATTAATTGTTCGTATGGATATGATAATGGAGATTTATTACTTAAAGGTGTTGCAAGTTTTTTAAAACAAATAACTCATCATACTATATACAAAGGTATTGGTGATGAGTTTTTCATAGCCCTTGAGTCATCATCTGCAGAAAAATCTTTAAAGCTTGCGCAGGAAATTAAGAAAAAAGTATATACCAAGCGATTTAAGATTGGTTCCATACATGTTAGAATAACATTTTCAATTGGTATTATATCTATTAATGATAATGACATTTCAATTCCTTATTCTAAAGCACAGCTTGCAATTATGGATATGAGGAAGGTGCATAAGAATGTAATTGGTCACTACCAGCCAGATTCTAAAACAGAGCAATACCAGCAAAAAATGCATGAATGGGCTCATAAAACTAAACTCGCACTAGATTTTGACCTACTAATTCCATATTATCAGCCTATTATAAACTTAGCCACTAATGAAATAGAAAAGTATGAATGCTTAGCACGAATTATAGAACAAGAGGAGACTATCTTTCCTTCTTATTTTATAGAAGCTGCACGTATAGCAGGTATGGTTACTGATATTACACGACGGATGATTGAAAAATCATTTAAAACATTTTCTACATGTAACAAAGAGTTTTCCATAAACATAACAGATGATGATTTTAAAGAGGGGTATTTAGTAGACTACCTACTAGAGCATTGTGAAAAGCACAATATTCATCCTTCACAAGTTGCACTTGAAGTACTGGAAAATATTAGTGACTATGATTTACAGCATGCAAACTTTCAAATGGAAAAACTAAAAAATATTGGATTTAAAATTGCAATAGACGACTTTGGTGCAGATAGTTCTAATTTTGCAAGAGTACAAAAGTTACAAATAGATTATCTTAAGATTGATGGTTCGTTTATTAAAGATATTGCACTAAATCAAAATAGTATGATTATTGTAAAAACTATAGTTTTTTATGCAAAGCATAGTGGGGTTAATACAATCGCAGAATTTGTACATGACGAAGAGACATATAAAATTATAAAAGAGCTAGGTATAGACTATGCACAAGGATATTACATATCTGAACCTTTGAAGGATATACTATGA
- a CDS encoding sensor histidine kinase translates to MENLKTEQNFICVRFIDFFYILLFYLTVIAVIHIFIDNIASAFVDIGTGLIILIILKYTSAYSCNKKATIFLISTAIFFIFLIFEGGLYRMGFAWSLLFSSFAFLLNSKKTGLIWSVSFGAIILFLLIFQNLHYIKTAYENEEISLLLSIYILMSYLIYAFQKEVDIYTEELEKINKTLENRVIYEVKKNKNKDKVLNNQAKQAQLGEMVSMIAHHWRQPLNAISASAIKLKLENDMNISTTQSINDASDFIQNKTQEMSTVINNFFEFSKPIAEDSEFLLPSAIHKALNIVNTQLSLHSIYIETEFDKEFKNKKLLGSENLFEQVLLNIFINSRDAFEGKKEINKKEILIQIDKLGNVKIQDNAGGIPPQIIDDIFNPYFTTKQDVNGTGLGLYMSRKIMRTHFNGDLTYMPVIDGSCFKITFGNYIEQDSENV, encoded by the coding sequence ATGGAAAATTTAAAGACAGAGCAAAATTTCATCTGTGTTAGATTTATAGATTTTTTTTACATTTTACTTTTTTATCTTACGGTAATCGCTGTTATTCATATTTTCATTGACAATATAGCAAGTGCTTTTGTAGATATTGGAACTGGTTTAATTATTCTTATAATTTTAAAATACACCAGTGCCTATTCTTGTAATAAAAAAGCTACAATATTTCTTATATCCACAGCTATATTTTTCATATTTCTGATTTTTGAAGGTGGACTCTATAGAATGGGATTTGCTTGGAGTTTACTTTTTTCATCATTTGCTTTTCTACTTAACTCTAAAAAAACTGGCTTAATCTGGAGTGTCTCATTTGGAGCAATTATTTTGTTTCTCTTAATCTTTCAAAATTTACACTACATTAAAACAGCTTATGAGAATGAAGAAATCTCACTATTGTTAAGTATTTATATTCTTATGTCCTACTTGATATATGCCTTTCAAAAAGAGGTTGACATATATACTGAGGAACTTGAAAAGATAAATAAAACTCTTGAGAATAGAGTTATATATGAAGTTAAAAAGAATAAAAATAAGGACAAAGTACTAAACAATCAAGCCAAACAAGCTCAACTCGGTGAGATGGTTTCAATGATTGCACATCATTGGCGTCAACCATTAAATGCTATTAGTGCTTCAGCAATAAAATTAAAACTTGAAAATGACATGAATATAAGTACAACACAGAGCATAAATGATGCAAGCGATTTCATTCAGAATAAGACTCAAGAGATGTCTACAGTTATCAATAATTTTTTTGAATTTTCTAAACCAATTGCTGAGGACAGTGAGTTTTTACTACCATCAGCAATCCACAAGGCATTAAACATTGTTAATACACAGTTGTCATTACACTCTATTTATATAGAAACAGAGTTTGATAAAGAATTTAAAAATAAAAAATTACTAGGTTCAGAAAATCTATTTGAGCAAGTTTTACTTAACATTTTTATTAATTCAAGAGATGCTTTTGAAGGAAAAAAAGAGATTAACAAAAAAGAGATTTTAATACAAATAGACAAACTTGGAAATGTAAAGATACAAGACAATGCCGGGGGAATTCCACCTCAGATAATAGATGATATTTTCAACCCATACTTTACAACTAAACAAGATGTAAACGGGACAGGCTTGGGTCTGTATATGAGTCGTAAAATAATGAGAACACACTTTAACGGTGACTTAACTTATATGCCTGTTATTGATGGTAGTTGTTTTAAAATTACTTTCGGTAATTATATAGAGCAGGATTCAGAAAATGTATGA
- a CDS encoding protein-glutamate methylesterase/protein-glutamine glutaminase, with protein sequence MKQIKLFIIDDSAIVRQTISKLVENESEIEILGVAADPIFAMQKFKTTGTPDVIILDIEMPRMDGITFLKKIMSEQPIATIICSCVAMSGSLKAIEALQSGAVELIEKPNLQTKTFLEKSKKSLIQSIKAAANSKLKIIPSLQKKTDSAILQTTDNVVMQKKNTQFIGGKRVIAIGSSTGGVQVIEKILTSLPSVTVPILITQHMPAGFTASLAKRLDSISNISVKEAEDGDELKSSTAYIAPGDTHMLVQRVGLKYIIKIKDGPKISHHKPSVDVLFRSFANELGKSGVGIILTGMGGDGAHGMKEMFDIGAKTYAQDEDSCVVYGMPNEAVKLGGVTHSLSIEKIIELIQSIK encoded by the coding sequence ATGAAACAAATAAAACTATTCATTATTGATGACTCAGCAATAGTTCGCCAAACAATTAGTAAACTTGTAGAAAATGAATCCGAGATTGAGATTTTAGGAGTTGCTGCTGATCCTATCTTTGCAATGCAAAAATTTAAAACTACTGGCACTCCAGATGTTATTATTTTAGATATTGAGATGCCTAGAATGGATGGTATTACATTTCTAAAAAAGATTATGAGTGAGCAACCAATTGCTACTATTATTTGTTCATGTGTAGCTATGTCAGGTAGCCTTAAGGCTATAGAAGCACTTCAATCTGGAGCAGTTGAGCTTATAGAAAAGCCAAACCTACAAACTAAGACATTTTTAGAAAAATCTAAAAAGAGTTTAATACAATCAATAAAAGCAGCAGCAAATTCTAAATTAAAAATAATTCCAAGTTTGCAGAAAAAAACAGACTCCGCTATTTTGCAAACTACAGACAACGTTGTAATGCAGAAAAAAAATACACAATTTATTGGAGGTAAAAGAGTCATTGCAATTGGGTCTTCTACTGGAGGTGTGCAAGTTATAGAAAAAATACTCACCTCTTTACCATCCGTAACTGTCCCTATTCTAATAACACAACATATGCCAGCTGGCTTTACAGCTTCACTTGCTAAAAGACTTGATTCTATTTCAAACATATCTGTAAAAGAAGCTGAGGATGGAGATGAACTAAAATCATCAACTGCTTACATTGCTCCTGGAGATACACACATGCTAGTTCAAAGAGTAGGATTAAAATATATTATAAAAATCAAAGATGGCCCAAAAATTTCTCATCATAAACCAAGTGTTGATGTCTTGTTCCGCTCTTTTGCAAATGAGTTAGGTAAAAGTGGTGTTGGCATCATACTTACGGGTATGGGTGGTGATGGAGCACATGGTATGAAGGAGATGTTTGATATTGGTGCAAAAACGTATGCTCAAGATGAAGATAGCTGTGTAGTTTATGGCATGCCAAATGAAGCTGTAAAACTTGGCGGTGTCACCCATTCGTTAAGTATTGAAAAAATTATTGAATTAATTCAATCTATCAAGTAA